Within the Hermetia illucens chromosome 6, iHerIll2.2.curated.20191125, whole genome shotgun sequence genome, the region ACATAGAAAATTACAACATTGAGGTAAGGAGACGCAGAAACACAAAAACAGAATTATGGAAACGTATTGGATTTTACGCTTGAATTATTTAATTTCTAGAGTTCAGCCCTCCACCGCAAGCTTCAGAGTAAAGTCGAGGCACTAAACATAATGCGAAATGAGCTTGAAAAGTATCGAACGGAAAGAGATCAATTCAAACTTATGGCCGAGACCCTCCAGTTAAGATATTCAGCGATCAAGAGGAACAGCGACTTCTGCGTTAGTTTAGGGGGAAATTCAAGCGTTGCGACTCTGCTAACGGACGCTCGAGAAAAGAACATGAAACTTACGACAGAGTTGGAAGCGGCCAAGCAGAAATTGGCCGAAGTTCAAGGCGATATGGAACTGCTCAGGGTCAAGAACGCGGAGCTTCTGCAATCGAACAAATTGAGGAAAGCCAGCGTGACGGATGGTAGGGAGGAGTTGTCCTGGAAGGCAGAGAGGGCAAACTTCATAGCTAGCTTGGAAAGCTTAAAGAAAAAGGTACTCAAGTCTGACACAGGCAAATTATTATTTCAGCGGTAATTGGAATATGTTTTCAATCTTAGAACGCGCAACTGGCCTTTGATCTTAAGGCGCTCCTGGATGAAAAGGAGGAGGCGATAACGGAGAGGGAATCGTACAAATGCAAGGCGCACCGCCTGAACCACGAGCTGATGTTGGCCTTGAAAGTGAACGAATCTCATAAGAATGTAGGTCGAGTGGTATCCATTTCGCTTCATATTCGGTTTCTTATTCGCATCTTCTCTGCTTGCAGATTGTCGACATCGACGCTCTGGTcgtagaaaacaaattcctacAGGAAAAGCTGAGTAATTGCGAGAGTGAATTGGATCAGACTCAAGCTGCGGCCAACAGGTACAAGGTAAGGATTTCCAAACTAACCCCGCCATTGTTTATGTTCCCCGCTCACAAACCATTCTAATGTTGCATGCTCCTGAATGTATGGACCACCAGAACATGCTGGATAGTAAACGAAAGAAAGGCATTATTAAACTAGGTACTAACACTGCCGACAACATAATGTCGCATAAACAAGGTAAAAAGGCCCCAGGCCAAGTGAATTTTGATGTTGTGAGCTTCGATGTTTGGTTGCATTGCAGAGTTCCATTTCGCCAAATTCTGCCAACATCCCACGTTAATCGAATTGAATAGAACGGCAGAAGAAGTTTTGTAATTTGTTTGACTTTTTCCAAGCAAAACAATCCAATGGAACTCGGCAAACTCACCGAAATTGTCATTATTTCTTTTCgcttttattttcctttgttATAAGCTTGTTAGGCTTTGTTTGGCTGAAATTTTCGATTTAAGATTAGTGGAGGGAGCCGCAGCTACAAGTACTCAGCTCCTTTGTTAGGTCCATTGCGCTATCCCCACAAATCAGCTTTTCAATGGCCTGCAGCCTGTGTTGGCAAGCCTTTGTGAATCTAAGAAAAACGAAGGTagagagtgcgcagattcttcgtcgaagaaaaccttaccgagaTATCTGCATCTGAAACGCGCCCCGAGCAGCTGCGTATGAAATGTAAGACCGTCTCCTTCTCACATTCTTTACATCTAGCCGAGATCATCATcccgattttttccatttggTGGTTTAAGGAGCGGTGACcctttaaaagccctactagagttttcatgCCCAATTCCTTCCTTCCTGGAAAGCAGTTATCAGTGACCGCCCAATTAGCTTTGTAGTGCGCTATTTTGaacctgagtgaaattatgcggtgtttccaacgattaattaattgaaataataaaaacttgttgtttctttttcgttggtgtggatatttattcttgcaaataccgatatttcggtgcTGTTTTGaagtcacaaactcctaagatcgtgattGGTGTGGTAAGAGAGAGAGTCCAATCTACTCAGATCTTCAGCCCATAGCACTCATCAAGGATAGCAGCTATTCTCTCTGAGGTCCGAAAAGTATAGTTCACCTAGTGTCCGTACCCTGCCCTAGCAAGAATtggacaatcgcaaaggaagtgcgtGAGACTTTCTGCCCCTCTCCGCAGCTTCGCCGATTCGAATTGTAGATTATGTGGAGTCTTGCGGTGTGGATCCCTTTATGCCAGTGCCGAATGCAAAACGCCGTAATCATTTGCATTTGCaagctctcgcgatcgggttttgttgtTGGCCCGCCTCCTTCACTTGGCACAAATGGtgaaccttcgccatctaaagTCCGCGGTTGCtcggtagtgcgagtagattcagTTCCTGACTCTGGATACAGCTAGACAATCGCAAAGggagtgcctgagggtttcccacTCTGCGTACGTCTGGCCCAAAAACTTTTGCATCCGGGTGTTAGTATAGGCGACTTGGCGCAGGTAatgagccttcgccatttgaATTCCGCGGCTGCTAAATTATACGAGTAGATTCCGCTCCTGACAGTCGTCAGTGGACGATCTGTGCCAAAACAAACCTCCTGGCTAGCCCCCAAGGccgctcatttccctctctGTTCCTATAAGCGGGAATCCAGAAGAAGGTGAATTTGAGCGCACCGCCCGGGTTGTTCAACGCGGCTGTGCACTGTCCTAcctgcctggaggatgtcgccatTGCCATGAGTACAAGACCTTAATGGCCACTTGGTTGCCGGTCAGGATGACTATGTTATGTTTGTGGCTCGGATCAAGCCCCAGACGTCAGCAACATGCTACTGCATACTGcaccataaccttgcaacacgttgCGAGTCCTCCACTTTGCCCCGGCTAGAAAGTTCCCAGTAAATTTCCTCGTCGAGCTTGGGTCACGTCTAGCAGTGTCCGTTGAGAACGCCTAGACTTCcctaggtacttcgtctaggatgttgctagGTACGTAACACTTCACTGACAAATATCGAagttcacgtagtctgacaacaTTTAATGCGGATGTGCAGAAGAAGGAAGTGTAGGAGTACATAGatttgccgggcaggactgcagagctccaTAGCACCTCCACACGCGATTCTTTGAATGCTACTAAACTTCGTTCTATCATCCTTTTCGCTAAACCCCtcaccacacaatagaaccgtaaTTTAGGATGGATCGAACCACGGCTATGTGAATCCAGGGGTCacaaaggtcctcttgcagtCGTAGAAGGCTATACGCGCCTTTAAGGTCCTCAATTCCATATTCAGTGTCCAGAATCATACCCAAATACTTTACATCGaaggaaagaatcaatctttgttcacTTAGATGAGGGAGGTGGAATGCTGGCACCCTTtgtgaatagcatcagctccattttgattggatttatgccgagtccgcatcatGCAGTCCCCAGAAACACCTTTGCTAACGCTCCCTCTATGATTTCATTCATAACCgatggaaacatccctgacactaatatcataaAATCTTCGGTATATACAACCGAATTCACTCCATTCCTGCCCTATATGCGTAGATTTTCGTACGCAGCTATCAACCGGAGCACCGGAGAGGTGGGGCTACCATACGGCATATCTCTACTCACAGCTCTGTTCAAGTGGGTACGTCCCAGATCAAATTAGATTGGAATATTATTCAATGCGTAAGATTCCTCTCTAATCCTGGCCAATGCTTCCTTGATGgttttggtactaacgttgttgaattctccctctatatccaggaaggcagctagagtatatGCTTGTAGTGTAGCGAGTCCTGAAATTCGGAGGaatgcgttctctccataatcgtcctcaaATGGATGTACTGgatgcgctctagggtcttcaatacAAAAAGGGAAGGCTGTTTGGTCCAAAGTCCTTCGCACACTGATATCCGCGCCTGCCTGCTTTCCGTATGAAAACCGCAAGCGGGTGCGTCTCCCAGAGTGTGTACGTACCTCAAGGAGATGCAGTTCCCGTAAATCTTGACAAGCCACAGCAGAACCCTTTCTTTCTGCTTctatagcatgactggcattatgccatccccGAAGATCTGTATgcgaagaagctgtttatagcctaactgattttatcctcgataattaccgatttgatagtctagcACGATTGTGACTGCATACCCTCCAAGAAAGACACTGACACACAGTTTTCCTCGCTGAAAGTGCGTCTGAATTAGCAACTCCAGGAGCCtttcaactttttaagaaagagaGAGAGTACAATGCCCCGTCAGGCTGAAAACcttggtgttgttgttgtttatccTTAGTCCAACTCTTcctgtctctctttccaaatccaggggcacttggccaaggtccatggccCGCTGACAGAGCCaaaagatgtcatcagcgtagtcggatGTTTGAGAAAACATGCCATCGTCGATGGCGTGGAGGTATtcacgtcctctggacaagacagcatgaagaacgtcaccgataacaagaagggaTCATATCGGTGACATTTTATccataagaggaggaacttcaccggatatgatacggttaagtcgaccgttaacattCTTCAAAGAACCATCAGAGACCTCATGCAAACTTCATCGTGATGCTGTATACAATTCTGGAATCATTGCGTTATGCGGCATGTTGCGCCTCtctgatcagcgcaatagcaaattcccgcGCACACTGCATTGAACTTCTGGGGTATCGAAGTTCAAGCACGTCACGATCGCCATCACTCGCGGCGGCCAATAGAACCTTCAGCCCCTTTTTTCATCGAGCTACTTCCACGATTCAGcaatcagccagattttatgacgccccttcggagcAAGAAAGAGCATTTCTAATGCTCATCGGTATTCTCAGGCGTTACTCAGgaggttactcagtgtatctgctgTCCATCAACCAGATAACTCGCCCACGGTCGGCCGGCAGCTGAATCATATAAGGGATCAATGGCGAACTTGGTGGGTCGCAGTTCTACAATCCTGTAAGAAGTGACGgaggcaacacgcaagcgaacgtaagtgacTATCAGATAGTGATCTttccgaggccgatgtcagcacctctcttcTTCCACAcgtccaggagacaactctttAATCTACTGCTAATTGCTTGGACGGTGTCCGTCAGGTGAAACCAAACTAACTGGCAAGCTCTGTgcacgaacaatgtgccaccaatgacgaggcggtggaaactgCAGAACTTCGCAAACCCCTACTATTATCTTACTAACGCCAAGATTTTTGCTACCATTGACGAGGAGCGTACGCACATTCCATCAACCAAtattagtccgttttcgattggCAAAGGTCGTAGCCATGAGATCAATCCCTATACGAGGCTAGGTTAACATTTTGGTaacaataaagtttcgaaatatgtaagttgctagcccacaaattttagtcgcctctttcgACAAGCATGGAAAACTTTGCATtcttccttgttcatggacggccagaaatactttgccgtgactaaccgattcgttgtccaaaTGCATGGGTACGCTAGATTGTGAATGACGTGAAATACTTTCTTACGGAAATCgctcggaatatatggccttagtctgaggtctcgcagtatatactggggATTGAACCGAAGATAGGACTTCCTAAATTTGAGTTTGGAGTTCGTCCTGAAGCCTTGAAGAATAGCGTCGTCCTTCTGTGCCTCCACGATTACCGGAAAATCGACGAAGTCTGGGACCTTGACCTCTGCAGCACGCCATAAAACGTCAGCAAATTTGTTATCCTTTCcaaacacgtgttgaatgtcgaaagtgaactggctgataaaagtcagctGCCGAAGTTGGCTTCTGTTTCGAAGCAAAAGTGATTAGCTTATGTTTCGTGAATACGATAAGTGGCCTACGTTCAAGGTAGTATCGGAAGAATTTAATTGCGCGACGTACACGGCGAATAACTCCCGATCATAAGTGCTGCAGTTCAATTCAGCGGGGTTCAATTGCTAAGAAAAGAAGCTCAGTGACTGCAAGATTTGGTTCATATTTTGTAAAGGGTAGCTTCTGCGGCCAGAAATGTAACTTTCACCAGCTGCACGCAATCAGGCAGGAGGTTTCGCCCTCAGGCCCGGATTAGTAAGTGCTAAGAATCGATTGATAGGAGCTACGGGAGATTTGTGATAAGTCACTAGAAAAGCAGAAAATACgtgtttttgttaagaaagcgAAACGAAACGACAGGTTATCCCTGTCCCAAAGCCCCTGCTTCAGGGAGTAGATCCAATCTGGACCATCTGTCTGTTGCTCGCTTATGTTTCCTCAGCATGAAAAAGTAACCTTTCCCGTCAACGGCCGCATTGTCCacagtgcatttggaagcgATTACATTGTTTCCTCTGCTTTTGAAACTCGTTATGAGTCTTCAATTTAGTGTGCAATTTCTCAGAGCCCGAAATTCAGAGCGCCACTCCTTGATGTTGACACCTTCAATTGTGTCACCCACACAAAATAACATTATTTCACGGGATGAGCGATATTGTAGCAACTAACAGACTTTCAGTTCACTGATTTGGGCAGCTCACTGTgccgttttgttttgtttctcacAAGCTAGAGCTTCCTCGTAGATTTGGCCAAGTGCTGTTGCTCCACCGGGTCTAACCTCCTGAGTATTCTCGTTTCCCGATTGCTTGAAGTAAGTCTTTGACTGGCCAGCCACCGACGAGCATGATTTTCATCTTGTCATTTTCGCTTGATTCCAAGCGCTTCGTTGCCAGTTTCGGGCCTTACCAAGCGATTGAAAAATGTTCCCTCTTTCCCTAACTCGTTCTTTTACCTCTGACTCTCGAAAAGCTTTTCCCAGATATGGTTAGTCTCCCCATTCTAGACGTAGTTGCATCCATTGACTTGCCTGCAAAGTTCGTCTTTCCATTGCTCTGTTCAACTAGGGTCTTACCTTAAGCTGTGCGTTGGTTTGCAAGTGCTTGATTTCCCTCGGTGATCGAAGTGTGACTTGGTCCTCGTCTCATTTCTCCTTGTTGTGCCTGACTACGCAACGCATGCACCCGTTATTACAGGTAGCATAACACACACAGGTccgccggatagctgagtggttagagcacaagtcggaa harbors:
- the LOC119660342 gene encoding coiled-coil domain-containing protein 149, which encodes MSEQARGGHSSSILGEHIENYNIESSALHRKLQSKVEALNIMRNELEKYRTERDQFKLMAETLQLRYSAIKRNSDFCVSLGGNSSVATLLTDAREKNMKLTTELEAAKQKLAEVQGDMELLRVKNAELLQSNKLRKASVTDGREELSWKAERANFIASLESLKKKNAQLAFDLKALLDEKEEAITERESYKCKAHRLNHELMLALKVNESHKNIVDIDALVVENKFLQEKLSNCESELDQTQAAANRYKNMLDSKRKKGIIKLGTNTADNIMSHKQVKMILENGADLPTKTETIADLKSLCLALLDNLNDKNVALSHQKRTNKILASRIAELDRRLQITMGQNEASSFSPSQILLSGYTPSTVDIEQKSSNVTDDSGTMSSDESNKTSQVFDDGMESLSSDSNRSIISSEYENAGLSSDISSMYALNNAQCALVSNDIIKERADDLKDLPSELADMVHKALRDLDSKESQESSAEGESGH